A part of Vulcanisaeta moutnovskia 768-28 genomic DNA contains:
- a CDS encoding HAD family hydrolase: MSLRVITFDAYNTLINYGKELIEEIAMNITKYLKSLDIEAHFDHVYEIYMGLDREIRLRRVVEMVYVPPMDNVRTFLERLMRKYNIELNERMVIDVANIIANTLLGSGNVKLNEDAQYVLMEMKSDGFMIGVISNVIFWSSSVTRKLLDKFGLSRFIDVQVYADEVGRAKPHPAIFERAYSLLTHGVEPDVAIHVGDGFKEDLLGALLDDVIGVYIDRTDSVVSSGSPTELIRCRAYAVRRLKEVLLIPHIVSGCS; this comes from the coding sequence ATGAGCTTAAGGGTTATTACATTCGATGCCTACAACACGCTGATAAACTACGGTAAGGAATTAATAGAGGAGATAGCCATGAATATCACCAAGTACCTTAAGTCATTAGATATTGAGGCTCATTTCGATCACGTTTACGAAATATACATGGGCCTTGATAGGGAAATTAGGCTTAGGAGGGTTGTGGAGATGGTGTACGTACCGCCGATGGATAACGTGAGGACATTCCTGGAGAGATTAATGCGTAAGTACAATATTGAACTTAATGAGAGGATGGTAATTGACGTTGCCAATATAATAGCGAATACATTACTTGGATCAGGTAATGTAAAGCTCAATGAGGATGCTCAATATGTATTAATGGAGATGAAGAGCGATGGATTCATGATAGGCGTAATATCTAATGTAATATTTTGGAGTAGTTCAGTAACTAGGAAACTTCTTGATAAGTTTGGCCTAAGTAGGTTCATTGACGTGCAGGTTTATGCTGATGAGGTTGGTAGGGCCAAGCCTCATCCAGCCATTTTTGAACGAGCGTACTCGTTACTCACGCATGGTGTTGAGCCTGATGTCGCTATACATGTCGGTGATGGATTTAAGGAGGACTTACTTGGCGCATTACTTGATGATGTAATAGGCGTTTACATAGATAGGACAGATTCTGTGGTTAGTAGTGGTAGTCCCACGGAACTCATTAGGTGTAGGGCCTATGCTGTTAGGAGATTAAAAGAAGTATTACTAATACCCCACATAGTCTCTGGTTGTTCGTGA
- a CDS encoding helix-turn-helix transcriptional regulator yields MLLIALTTVFMYLLSNGSLISINVTTMQSTALLNVTLPVRPMGPIIVQNSSGSTIPAILIGNHLVIPVFGNGSFIIKYVPYIASLPSGYLAINVSSPYTINLFVSNNILLTQLPIGLITNFTKMNNGILLQLAPGNYSIGFIPELPTTTTTTTSANRSSTITTTTNTTTPSTTKTTTSSLGIGSVLYYIITAVIIVTAVLLTYLFVIRHRGPEINPVIVEGLNPTDKDVVKALIDMGGEAYQADLQRKLNMPKATLWRAIRRLESAGYIQIIKEGRVNKIRLIKKPKLD; encoded by the coding sequence ATGCTATTAATAGCATTAACCACTGTATTCATGTACTTGCTGAGCAATGGATCATTAATTAGCATAAATGTAACTACCATGCAAAGCACAGCCCTACTAAATGTAACATTACCCGTAAGGCCAATGGGACCCATAATAGTTCAGAATTCAAGCGGATCAACAATACCAGCAATACTCATAGGAAATCACCTAGTAATACCAGTCTTTGGTAATGGTTCGTTTATTATTAAGTACGTACCTTACATAGCGTCATTACCCAGTGGTTACCTTGCCATCAATGTTTCATCACCATACACCATTAATCTATTCGTAAGCAACAACATATTATTAACACAACTACCCATAGGCTTAATAACAAACTTCACAAAGATGAATAATGGAATACTACTTCAACTAGCACCAGGTAATTACTCAATAGGCTTCATACCTGAATTACCGACAACCACGACGACAACAACCAGTGCGAATAGAAGCAGTACCATAACAACCACGACCAATACAACAACACCAAGTACCACTAAGACTACTACTTCATCACTTGGTATAGGCTCAGTGCTCTATTACATCATTACTGCAGTAATCATAGTTACGGCAGTACTGCTTACCTACTTGTTTGTAATTAGGCATAGAGGTCCTGAGATAAATCCAGTAATTGTTGAGGGCTTGAACCCAACGGATAAGGATGTCGTTAAAGCCTTAATCGACATGGGCGGTGAGGCTTATCAAGCTGATCTCCAGAGGAAGCTGAACATGCCCAAGGCAACACTTTGGAGAGCAATCAGAAGACTTGAGAGTGCAGGTTATATACAGATTATTAAGGAGGGTAGGGTTAATAAGATTAGGCTCATTAAGAAGCCTAAGCTTGATTAA
- a CDS encoding GTP cyclohydrolase IIa: MVQVTIIRLIGYREWTESLGPDREHIIQRVQAQLHRELVEAFSKLNAWAHPLRYDYLLAITNGLGNDELTRIIKGLADYSPVPLSSGTYADVNPRVAEKEAFRLAIKAGPGVSLMGDFDDGPVAIAHIDLIDSTSSTEWTSSYQLYEHVWSVVNQVRLHLAQYGGITLYLGGDNIVSIIQPTINEDDLKPLANLVNSRIGIGIASSGRAAMKLATEALDMLRSRNNHGVLMLRED; the protein is encoded by the coding sequence TTGGTTCAGGTAACAATAATTAGATTAATTGGGTATAGAGAATGGACTGAGAGTCTCGGACCAGATAGGGAGCACATTATTCAACGCGTACAGGCACAATTACATAGGGAGTTGGTTGAAGCATTCTCCAAGCTTAACGCCTGGGCTCACCCGCTCAGGTATGATTACCTTCTCGCAATAACCAATGGTTTGGGTAATGATGAATTAACAAGGATTATTAAAGGACTTGCTGATTATAGTCCAGTGCCGTTATCAAGCGGTACATATGCTGATGTTAATCCTAGAGTTGCCGAGAAGGAGGCATTTAGGCTTGCCATAAAGGCAGGCCCTGGTGTATCATTAATGGGAGACTTTGATGATGGTCCTGTTGCTATTGCCCACATTGATCTTATTGACTCAACATCCAGTACTGAGTGGACATCCAGTTATCAATTATATGAGCATGTATGGAGCGTAGTTAACCAGGTGAGACTTCACCTGGCGCAATATGGTGGTATCACGCTTTACCTAGGTGGTGATAACATAGTATCAATAATACAACCAACAATTAATGAGGATGACCTCAAGCCATTAGCCAACCTAGTAAATTCAAGGATAGGTATTGGCATTGCAAGTAGTGGTAGGGCTGCGATGAAATTAGCTACTGAAGCCCTTGACATGCTTAGGTCTAGAAATAATCATGGAGTACTAATGCTTAGAGAGGATTAA